Proteins from a single region of Nitrospirota bacterium:
- a CDS encoding DUF2147 domain-containing protein, giving the protein MKRIIFCIIAMGLFFSVNASAQNPDAIVGEWYNEEGTAVIKIFKCSERYCGKIVWLRNPKNEEGKDKIDAKNPDETLRDKKLMGLQILTGFSYRNDNRWDDGKIYDPKNGKTYSCKMTLEEHKLKVRGYIGFSLIGRTSVWSRKT; this is encoded by the coding sequence ATGAAACGGATTATCTTCTGTATCATCGCAATGGGGCTGTTCTTCAGTGTCAATGCCTCCGCACAGAATCCTGATGCAATCGTTGGCGAATGGTACAACGAAGAAGGTACCGCGGTTATCAAGATATTCAAGTGCAGCGAAAGATACTGCGGAAAAATCGTCTGGCTCAGGAACCCGAAGAATGAGGAAGGAAAAGACAAGATTGATGCAAAAAACCCTGATGAAACCCTGAGGGACAAAAAACTCATGGGACTGCAGATACTGACAGGGTTCTCATACAGGAATGACAACAGATGGGATGACGGGAAAATTTATGATCCCAAGAACGGGAAAACATATTCCTGCAAAATGACTCTGGAAGAACATAAACTGAAAGTCCGCGGGTATATCGGATTTTCGCTCATAGGAAGAACAAGCGTTTGGTCGAGAAAGACATAG
- the fdnG gene encoding formate dehydrogenase-N subunit alpha: MNVITRREFLRISGVAAAGLTFSHMGFDMSPVQAYAAELRTALRIKGARETPTICCFCSVGCGILVSTDKKGKVINAEGDPDHPISEGALCAKGASSYQIAVNENRLNKVRYRAPNSAAWKEVSWEWALNKIAANIKKSRDKSFVGKNKDGKVVNRTDGIASVGSAAMDNEECWLYQTFLRSLGLVYIEHQARIUHSATVAALGESFGRGAMTNHYIDFRNSDVILNMGGNVAENHPVSFKWVQAARDKGATFLHVDPRFTRTSAKADIFTRLRSGTDIAFLGGLIRYILDNNLYDEFYVKNYTNATFILNDQYGFDDGLFSGYDPTKRSYDKAKWAFEKDEKGIPKRDTSLKDEKCVYQHLKKHFSRYSMEKVVAITGTPQEDLENVYKTYAATGVPEKAGTILYAMGWTQHTVGTQNIRTMAIIQLLLGNMGIAGGGVNALRGESNVQGSTDHALLFHIIPAYMPTPRAKQQALEDYNATTPKTSDPRSANWWQNRPKYIASLLKSMYGDKATKDNDFGYSWLPKLEDTQNASWLMLFDEMYKGKFTGFFAWGMNPACSSANAGKVREALKKLDWMVNVNLFDNETGSFWKGPGMDPKKIKTEVFQLPCAAFMEKEGSVTNSGRWSQWRWKATNPPGQAMPDSEIMFELMKKVKALYKKEKGAFPDPVLNLKWDYETNKKFDIHAVAKEINGYDLATGKLVANFTKLKDDGTTSCGNWLFSGSYTEEGNMAARRKKDDPTGLGLFPQWAWCWPINRRIIYNRASVDLEGKPRNPAKTVVKWDAEAKKWIGDVPDGGWPPMGTEGFYPFIMKPDGVASIFGPGLADGPFPEHYEPLECPIEKNIMSNQRINPVIKIFEGGLDTFATCDPKYPFVCTTYRVTEHWQTGVLTRWLPWLLETEPQMFCELSEELAKLRGIDNGDKVLVETSRGKVEATAIVTLRFKPFVVAGQTIHQIGLPWHFGWLHPKDGGDSANLLTPTIGDPNTMIPESKAFMANVTKITAKKAGKA; encoded by the coding sequence ATGAATGTTATTACGCGAAGAGAATTCTTAAGGATCTCCGGCGTTGCGGCGGCCGGCCTGACATTCAGCCACATGGGGTTTGACATGTCGCCTGTTCAGGCGTATGCTGCGGAGCTTCGGACCGCACTCCGGATCAAAGGGGCCAGGGAAACTCCCACGATCTGCTGTTTCTGTTCGGTAGGATGCGGCATCCTGGTTTCCACAGACAAAAAAGGAAAGGTGATCAATGCCGAGGGCGACCCTGATCATCCCATCAGTGAAGGAGCGCTCTGCGCCAAAGGGGCCTCCTCGTATCAAATCGCGGTTAATGAAAATCGCCTGAATAAGGTACGGTATCGTGCACCCAACAGCGCCGCATGGAAAGAGGTAAGCTGGGAATGGGCTTTGAACAAAATCGCGGCAAACATCAAGAAGAGCAGGGACAAAAGCTTCGTCGGGAAGAACAAGGACGGCAAGGTAGTAAACCGTACCGACGGTATTGCATCCGTCGGAAGTGCAGCGATGGACAATGAAGAATGCTGGCTGTATCAGACATTCCTGAGATCGCTCGGACTCGTCTATATTGAACATCAGGCCCGCATATGACACAGCGCCACTGTAGCGGCTCTGGGAGAGTCGTTCGGACGAGGCGCAATGACAAATCATTACATTGACTTCAGGAATTCCGATGTTATCCTCAACATGGGAGGAAACGTCGCAGAAAATCATCCTGTCTCCTTCAAATGGGTTCAGGCAGCCCGCGATAAAGGCGCAACATTCCTCCACGTGGATCCCCGCTTTACAAGGACGTCTGCCAAAGCTGATATCTTTACCAGGCTTCGCTCAGGAACGGATATCGCATTTCTCGGCGGACTGATCAGATATATCCTCGACAACAATCTCTATGATGAGTTTTATGTAAAAAATTACACGAATGCCACATTTATCCTGAACGACCAGTACGGGTTCGACGACGGTCTCTTTTCCGGATATGACCCGACAAAACGTTCCTATGACAAGGCGAAATGGGCTTTTGAAAAGGATGAAAAAGGTATCCCCAAAAGAGACACGTCCCTTAAGGATGAGAAATGCGTTTATCAGCATCTCAAAAAACATTTCTCACGCTATTCCATGGAAAAGGTTGTTGCAATAACAGGAACACCCCAGGAAGATCTCGAGAACGTATATAAAACATATGCGGCAACGGGTGTCCCTGAAAAAGCAGGGACTATCCTTTATGCAATGGGATGGACACAGCATACGGTCGGAACCCAGAATATCCGCACCATGGCCATTATCCAGCTTCTCCTTGGCAATATGGGGATAGCCGGAGGCGGCGTGAACGCCCTTCGCGGTGAATCGAATGTCCAGGGATCAACAGACCATGCACTCCTTTTCCACATCATCCCTGCATATATGCCTACGCCGAGGGCGAAGCAGCAGGCCCTCGAAGACTATAATGCAACAACACCCAAAACCAGCGACCCGAGAAGTGCGAACTGGTGGCAGAACAGGCCGAAATATATCGCAAGCCTCCTGAAATCCATGTACGGTGATAAGGCAACAAAAGACAATGATTTCGGCTATTCATGGCTGCCAAAACTGGAGGACACACAGAACGCGTCATGGTTAATGCTGTTTGACGAAATGTACAAAGGGAAGTTTACCGGCTTCTTTGCCTGGGGCATGAACCCTGCCTGCTCAAGCGCAAATGCGGGAAAAGTCAGGGAAGCATTGAAAAAACTTGACTGGATGGTGAATGTCAACCTCTTCGACAATGAAACGGGTTCCTTCTGGAAGGGCCCCGGAATGGACCCCAAGAAAATTAAAACCGAAGTCTTCCAGCTTCCCTGTGCTGCCTTCATGGAAAAGGAAGGGAGCGTCACCAACAGCGGCCGCTGGAGCCAGTGGCGATGGAAAGCAACAAACCCTCCCGGACAGGCAATGCCGGACAGTGAAATCATGTTTGAACTCATGAAGAAAGTAAAGGCACTCTACAAAAAAGAAAAAGGCGCATTTCCTGATCCTGTGCTGAACCTGAAATGGGATTACGAAACGAATAAAAAGTTCGATATCCATGCGGTTGCAAAAGAGATCAACGGTTATGATCTTGCCACCGGTAAACTTGTTGCCAACTTTACCAAATTAAAAGACGACGGGACGACCTCCTGCGGGAACTGGCTTTTCTCAGGAAGCTATACAGAAGAGGGAAATATGGCTGCCCGCAGAAAAAAAGACGACCCAACCGGCCTTGGCCTTTTCCCGCAATGGGCGTGGTGCTGGCCGATCAACAGAAGGATCATTTACAACCGTGCTTCTGTAGATCTTGAAGGCAAGCCACGGAATCCGGCGAAGACTGTGGTGAAGTGGGATGCGGAAGCGAAAAAATGGATCGGTGATGTACCTGACGGTGGCTGGCCCCCGATGGGTACCGAGGGCTTTTACCCGTTTATCATGAAGCCGGACGGAGTTGCGTCGATATTCGGTCCTGGTCTGGCAGACGGACCATTCCCCGAACACTATGAACCTCTCGAATGCCCGATCGAAAAGAATATCATGTCGAACCAGAGGATCAACCCCGTGATAAAGATATTCGAGGGAGGACTGGATACATTCGCAACATGCGACCCCAAATATCCTTTTGTATGCACAACCTATAGGGTAACCGAACACTGGCAGACAGGTGTTCTTACCCGTTGGCTGCCCTGGCTCCTCGAGACTGAACCTCAGATGTTCTGTGAACTGAGCGAGGAACTCGCGAAACTCAGGGGTATCGATAACGGTGACAAAGTCCTTGTCGAAACTTCTCGCGGAAAAGTGGAAGCAACCGCGATTGTCACTTTGCGTTTCAAGCCCTTTGTCGTCGCCGGACAGACGATCCATCAGATCGGCCTCCCTTGGCATTTCGGCTGGCTGCATCCGAAGGATGGTGGAGACAGCGCAAATCTTCTGACACCCACCATCGGCGACCCGAACACCATGATTCCCGAGTCAAAGGCATTCATGGCAAACGTGACAAAAATAACGGCCAAAAAAGCCGGGAAAGCATAA
- the prmC gene encoding peptide chain release factor N(5)-glutamine methyltransferase, whose translation MKAFEQMKIAIEMLRKQGIESAEKEAEIILSHCLDTDLLSLHRDNPEISDDVLSRIRECLKRRSAREPMQYIIGYTEFYGLRISVGPGVLIPRPETELLVEEAVRMIAQSALGSRKSRIVDLCTGTGCIAIALAREFPVAEVFGTDISGTAIRYARQNAGINGVGNVHFLQGSFFDPLRGFFAGSDAQCEADMVIVNPPYIPHDDIVHLQPEIRDWEPTAALDGGRDGLDAYRLILSEAGNYLQKNGILMLELGFGQAERVREMAENKGYRNITLKKDYAGIKRIFVAHRE comes from the coding sequence ATGAAAGCTTTTGAACAGATGAAGATAGCGATAGAAATGCTCAGGAAACAGGGCATAGAAAGTGCGGAAAAGGAGGCAGAAATCATATTGTCTCACTGTCTTGATACTGACCTGTTATCCCTTCACAGGGATAATCCGGAGATTTCCGACGATGTGCTTTCCCGGATCAGGGAATGCCTGAAAAGAAGATCGGCGAGGGAGCCTATGCAATATATCATCGGATACACTGAATTTTACGGGTTGCGGATATCGGTCGGACCGGGAGTTCTGATCCCCAGGCCTGAGACAGAACTGCTGGTTGAGGAAGCGGTGAGAATGATTGCGCAATCCGCACTCGGCAGCAGGAAATCAAGGATAGTGGACCTCTGCACCGGAACCGGGTGCATAGCCATTGCACTCGCGAGAGAGTTTCCTGTGGCAGAGGTGTTCGGGACAGACATTTCCGGGACAGCAATACGATATGCACGGCAGAATGCCGGTATCAACGGCGTGGGGAATGTGCATTTCCTGCAGGGGTCTTTTTTCGACCCTTTGAGAGGGTTTTTTGCAGGAAGTGATGCACAGTGTGAAGCCGATATGGTGATCGTAAATCCTCCGTACATACCACATGATGATATCGTGCATTTACAGCCCGAGATAAGGGACTGGGAACCGACAGCAGCACTGGACGGAGGCAGGGACGGGTTGGATGCGTATCGTTTGATTCTGTCTGAAGCGGGAAATTACCTGCAGAAGAATGGTATCTTAATGCTGGAACTGGGGTTCGGCCAGGCGGAACGGGTAAGAGAGATGGCAGAAAATAAAGGGTACCGGAACATCACACTGAAAAAAGATTATGCCGGCATAAAAAGGATATTTGTCGCACATCGCGAGTAA
- a CDS encoding DMT family transporter, with product MASTWILLSLVSAFTLAASDALTKKALTGNNEYLVAWCRLLFSVPLLAILWIFVPIPDLDTGFYQAFLLAMPLEILAMVFYIKALKASPLSLTLPFLSLTPVFLIGISYVMLGEKVSLQGAAGIFLIAAGGYMLNIHTVRKGFLEPFRAVTRERGSVFMILVALIYSVTSSLGKMAIEHSSPLFFGITYFITLTIVFTPIALIAGRKDAGVFIVQKRYTGLFAPGLFYAVMIASHMIAISLTKVAYMISIKRMSVIIGVIFGYYLFMERNIRERLAGAFLMFSGFALIVTAS from the coding sequence ATGGCCTCTACCTGGATATTGCTCTCGCTTGTGTCAGCATTCACACTTGCTGCCAGCGACGCGCTTACCAAAAAGGCACTGACAGGGAATAACGAGTATCTTGTTGCATGGTGCAGGCTGCTCTTTTCCGTCCCTCTGCTTGCGATCCTCTGGATATTTGTCCCGATACCTGACCTTGATACAGGATTTTATCAGGCATTCCTGCTTGCCATGCCTCTTGAGATACTGGCGATGGTGTTCTATATAAAAGCACTGAAGGCCTCTCCCTTGAGCCTGACACTCCCCTTCCTTTCTCTTACCCCGGTATTTCTGATCGGGATTTCGTATGTCATGCTGGGGGAAAAGGTTTCACTTCAGGGCGCTGCGGGAATTTTTCTGATTGCTGCAGGAGGCTACATGCTCAACATTCATACGGTGCGCAAGGGGTTTCTTGAGCCTTTCAGGGCTGTTACCCGTGAAAGAGGTTCAGTTTTCATGATACTGGTTGCTCTGATCTACAGTGTGACCTCCTCTCTGGGAAAAATGGCCATTGAACACTCGTCTCCCTTGTTTTTCGGCATAACATATTTTATCACTCTGACAATTGTATTTACCCCGATAGCGCTGATTGCGGGGAGGAAAGACGCAGGGGTTTTTATCGTACAGAAGAGATATACTGGTCTTTTTGCTCCGGGACTTTTTTATGCAGTAATGATAGCCTCCCATATGATTGCAATAAGCCTTACTAAGGTTGCCTACATGATCTCCATTAAGAGGATGAGCGTGATAATCGGCGTCATATTCGGATATTATCTCTTTATGGAAAGGAATATTCGTGAAAGGCTTGCGGGGGCATTCCTGATGTTTTCAGGCTTTGCATTGATTGTGACCGCATCATGA
- the moaC gene encoding cyclic pyranopterin monophosphate synthase MoaC: protein MRKLTHLDKKGRAKMVDVTEKPPTRRTALAKGSVHMNTDTLKLILDNRVPKGDVLCVARTAGIMAAKRTGDMIPMCHPLNITSVDIDFSHDTRQSIIYIRAQVKTTGQTGVEMEALAAVSAAALTIYDMCKAVDREMIISDIRLMEKRGGKSGVFKRK, encoded by the coding sequence ATGAGGAAACTGACGCATCTCGATAAAAAGGGAAGGGCGAAAATGGTTGATGTTACTGAAAAACCGCCGACAAGGAGAACAGCTTTGGCGAAAGGATCAGTGCACATGAACACAGATACACTGAAGCTGATACTGGACAACAGGGTTCCCAAGGGCGACGTCCTCTGTGTTGCACGGACAGCAGGAATCATGGCAGCAAAAAGGACAGGTGATATGATCCCGATGTGTCATCCCCTGAATATTACTTCCGTCGATATAGACTTCTCTCATGACACCAGGCAAAGCATAATATACATACGGGCGCAGGTAAAAACTACGGGTCAGACAGGGGTGGAGATGGAGGCCCTCGCTGCGGTATCTGCTGCTGCTCTGACTATTTATGACATGTGCAAGGCGGTCGACAGGGAGATGATTATTTCGGATATCAGGCTGATGGAAAAACGGGGGGGAAAGAGCGGGGTTTTTAAGAGAAAATAA
- the bioA gene encoding adenosylmethionine--8-amino-7-oxononanoate transaminase, whose amino-acid sequence MTEDNRRLEELDRQYIWHPFTQMKDWLGEKPVIITEGRDCFLKDTYGRWYLDGVSSLWVNIFGHRKKEIDDAIRAQLDKIAHSTLLGLSSEPAILLAEKLVKTVQRAFALASGTRADKEETEEGAQEGLHRVFYSDNGSTSVEIALKMAFQYWKHRGAKGKNAFVSLNNAYHGDTIGAVSVGGVDIFHQAFGPLLFKTYQAPSPYCYRCEIGREYPGCKIACLGSLEEIFRLHGDEIAGIIIEPKMQAAGGMIASPPGYLKGVRELCTAYNIIMIADEVATGFGRTGKMFACAHEDALPDILCLSKGITGGYLPLAATLSTGEIFDAFLGEFRELKTFFHGHSYTGNPLACAAAIACLDVFEHEKTLDALQEKIMILEAWLKEMSGLEHVGDVRNAGFMAGIEMVKNKVTREPYDWAEKMGWRVAYHARDNGVIIRPLGNVIVIMPPLSISRKNLQQLLKVIRESLIAVTEN is encoded by the coding sequence CTGACTGAGGACAACAGACGTTTGGAAGAGCTTGACAGGCAATATATCTGGCATCCGTTCACTCAGATGAAGGACTGGCTCGGAGAAAAACCGGTTATCATCACGGAGGGGAGGGACTGCTTTTTAAAGGACACATACGGGAGATGGTATCTTGACGGCGTCTCATCCTTGTGGGTGAATATTTTCGGACACAGAAAAAAGGAAATAGATGATGCAATCAGGGCACAACTGGATAAGATAGCCCACAGCACGTTGCTTGGCCTGAGCAGCGAGCCTGCGATACTGCTGGCTGAAAAGCTGGTAAAGACTGTGCAGAGAGCATTTGCCCTGGCGTCCGGTACCCGGGCCGATAAGGAAGAGACGGAAGAAGGCGCGCAAGAAGGGTTACACAGGGTGTTCTATTCGGACAATGGCTCGACATCTGTTGAAATTGCCCTCAAAATGGCCTTTCAGTACTGGAAGCACAGGGGTGCGAAAGGGAAAAACGCGTTTGTTTCCCTGAACAATGCATATCACGGCGATACAATCGGCGCGGTCAGTGTCGGCGGAGTCGATATCTTCCATCAGGCATTTGGTCCGCTCCTGTTCAAGACATACCAGGCGCCTTCTCCCTACTGCTACCGTTGTGAGATTGGCAGAGAATATCCCGGCTGCAAGATTGCATGCCTCGGGTCACTCGAAGAGATATTCAGGCTGCATGGGGACGAGATTGCCGGAATAATCATTGAGCCCAAGATGCAGGCTGCGGGAGGAATGATCGCCTCTCCGCCGGGATACCTGAAAGGGGTCAGGGAATTGTGTACTGCATATAACATAATAATGATAGCCGATGAGGTGGCAACTGGCTTTGGCAGAACGGGAAAGATGTTTGCATGTGCGCATGAAGATGCGCTGCCGGACATCCTTTGCCTTTCAAAGGGAATTACCGGGGGGTATCTGCCGCTTGCAGCTACCCTCTCAACCGGCGAGATATTCGATGCGTTTCTCGGAGAATTCAGAGAACTGAAGACATTCTTCCACGGCCATTCCTATACAGGAAACCCCCTCGCATGTGCCGCAGCAATCGCATGCCTCGATGTATTCGAACATGAAAAGACACTGGATGCACTTCAGGAGAAAATCATGATACTCGAAGCATGGTTAAAGGAAATGTCCGGACTTGAGCATGTGGGAGATGTCCGGAACGCGGGGTTCATGGCAGGGATTGAGATGGTAAAAAACAAGGTGACCAGGGAACCTTACGACTGGGCCGAGAAGATGGGATGGCGTGTTGCATATCATGCAAGGGACAACGGAGTAATTATCAGGCCCCTCGGCAATGTTATCGTGATAATGCCACCCTTGAGCATCAGCAGAAAGAATCTGCAGCAATTGCTGAAGGTGATCAGGGAATCTCTCATCGCGGTTACGGAAAACTGA